The genomic stretch TGTCCCACCCAACTTTATGAACCCCGCTTGGGAATTTCAAACTTTTGGGGCACTGGTTGAACGAGTACCAGTTCCCTTAATCGGTTTAGTGTTGGTATTTTTTGGAGAAATGAATTCGCGTTCAAAATGGGAATTCCCTATATTAAAGTTATTATCTTGGTTAACTTTGCTATTTGCATTATTGTTTTTCTTACTAATTCCTTTAGGAGTTGGTAACACTCTGCGGCTGAATAATCAAAGCGCTGCTCAAATTAGTACTTTATCTAAGCAACAAATATCTCAAGCCGAACAGGTTGAAAAGCAACTGAACGAAGCTACACCACAACAAATTGATAATTTTATCAAAAGCCAAGGTCGCTCATTAAACGGCAAAAATCCAGAAGAATTAAAAACTCAAGTTTTATCAAAAGTTTCTCAAGCTAAGAAACAAATTAAAACTCAAGCTGAAGCTACTCAGTCTTCTCGAGGTTTAACTTTAATCAAGTCTTCTGTAAAATGGAATTTGGGAGCTTTAGTTGCTGGGGGTTTATTTATTAGTATTTGGAAAGGAACCGGCTGGGCAAGAAGTAATTGATCTTTTTAGTAGGCGTTTTCACGCCTATTTTCAGCAGTCTCCGTGCTGAACAAAAACTATTAAATACTAAGTACAAATAAAATCAGCTTTTTTTATTTTGACGTAATTTATCCTGCTCAACAATCGCTTCTGGATATAGCGCGAAATTGCCAAAATATACATAACACAGACAACAGTTAAATTTGTGCTTCGCGCACTCAATTGGCTTTGTTTTGACTTGTTTTTTACCTCGACTGAAAACTGAAGATAGCTGCTAAACCATTTTTCTTGCTGTCGCTATGATTAATAAGGCAGCCAAATCAAGCTTGTTCACGCACAAGCTCTGCCATGCATCTACCCCAGGTAAAAAATGGTAACAGTAGTTGTTATTATTAATCTTCTCATTTCCTTAATATTACTTTATATTGCTCGGCGAGTGTGGCAACTTAAAAAGCGGCTAGCGAATATAGCCAATCGCTTGGCTGCTGCTGAACGCTGCACTCATGCGGTACTTGACAAAGCACCGTCCAATATTTCTAGACGGCAGCAGAATATTCACAACTTGCGGCAGGGAAACCAGTCGATACAAGTACAAATTCAACAAGTGCGGCAAATATTCAGCCTGCTGCTTGTCGGACAGCAAATTCACGGGCGCTATTTTGTCAAACTTGGGTTAGGAACAAAATTTAAGAAAAAGATAGTAGTAAAATCAACTGAGAAATAAAGGCAACAATTCCAGCTAGGATATTGTCACTTAAAAAAGATAAGTGAGCCAGCGCGGTCTTGGGGGTCTCCCCCATGAGCGACTGGCGAACTCCGAAGGAGTAAAATTATTTTGACTTGCAAGGCGTGAAAACCCACCTAAAATGGGTGTAAGGAGAAAAATAAGAAGATGTCTAACAACCGTTCTGGAGTATTTATTGGCGGTTTGATGCTGGGAGCTACCATCGGTGCTTTGACCGGTTTACTGGCAGCTCCACGCACAGGGCGCGAAACGCGGAAAATATTGAAGAAATCTGCCGATGCTTTGCCAGAATTGGCAGAAGATTTATCAACAAGCGTCCAGATTCAGGCAGATCGTCTTTCTACCAGCGCAATGAAAAACTGGGATGAGACATTGGATCGATTGCGAGAAGCGATCGCCTCTGGGATAGATGCAACTGTGCGAGAAAGTCAAGTTTTAAAGCAAAAAACTGCACAAGAAAACCGAAGCGCGGCTTCTGTGCAAGTAGAAAATTCCGATTCCCGAACCTCAAATCTAGATCGCCCATAGATAGCATAACTGTGATTGACCCCCTGTTTTGGCTGGGACTATCGATTCTTTTGGTCGCCGTTAGTTTAACTGCTGTTTTAATAGCGGCTATACCAGCTTTGCAGGAGCTAGCTAGAGCCGCCCGCAGTGCTGAAAAATTATTTGATACCCTCTCACGAGAGTTACCGCCGACTCTAAATGCTATCCGCACCACTGGTATGGAAATCACTGACTTAACTGATGATGTCAGTGAAGGTGTTAAAAGTGCTAGTCAAGTTGTTCAACAAGTTGATCAAAGCCTGGATGGGGCTAAAAAGCAAGCGCAAAACGTTCAAATAGGCACGCGCAGCATATTTGTCGGCGTGAAAGCAGCCTGGAAAACCTTTACACGCCAAAAATCTCCTAGGCGACAAGTTGACCGTTTGTCACCCAATGCCTCATCAGCGCTGACGTTGCGAGAACGAGAAGCCAAGAGGCAACGCCAACGCAATGACAACGGTTACAATGACGCTGCTAGCTGGGATTTTGATGATGAAGATTCGTTGCCTCAATCCACTGCCCCTGAGGAATGGTCTGAGGACTAGGGCATCGGGCATCGTCCAAGTGGGCATCGGGCAAGCGTCTAAGTAGGCAAGTGAAATACGTCTAGCTTCTTTTTATTCCCATTAAACAATTGCCCATTACCCATTACCCATTACCCATTACCCATTGCCCCAAAAATGAGGATGTGAAACAATGCTTTGATCTACACCATTAGATTAGAGTAAAGTAAACAAGTGTAAAGAAGTATCACTTTTACCGTATTCTTTTAAAACAACTTCTTTACGTCTACTGTTGAAATTTGTATAAAAACGTCCATGCAGAATTGTTTTTGGCGACGAATTCTGGTATCGATTACTGTATTTTTCTTGGTTGGGTCAATTTGGGTGATGCATTCCCAAAGCGCACTGGCTTATGACAATCCTGAGTTACTACCTGACAAACCAACTCCAGTTGTAGATTTAGCCAAAACTCTCACCGACATTCAAGAAGAACAGCTTGTCAATGACCTAAATCAATTCCAAGCCGAAACCGGCTGGAAACTGAGAGTTTTGACTCAGTATGACCGCACCCCAGGTCGCGCAGTGATTAAATTTTGGGGTTTGGATGATAAAAGCATTCTGCTAGTTGCGGATTCCCGTGGGGGTAACATCCTCAGCTTTAGTGTCGGTGACGCAGTTTATGAACTTCTACCGCGCACTTTTT from Tolypothrix sp. NIES-4075 encodes the following:
- the hpsJ-A gene encoding HpsJ-like protein, cyanoexosortase A-associated — protein: MTKSSNDKLVPIIQELQAFAFTQQGSMTILRSLGYGLLLLAFFDIVEMFVPPNFMNPAWEFQTFGALVERVPVPLIGLVLVFFGEMNSRSKWEFPILKLLSWLTLLFALLFFLLIPLGVGNTLRLNNQSAAQISTLSKQQISQAEQVEKQLNEATPQQIDNFIKSQGRSLNGKNPEELKTQVLSKVSQAKKQIKTQAEATQSSRGLTLIKSSVKWNLGALVAGGLFISIWKGTGWARSN
- a CDS encoding DUF948 domain-containing protein — protein: MIDPLFWLGLSILLVAVSLTAVLIAAIPALQELARAARSAEKLFDTLSRELPPTLNAIRTTGMEITDLTDDVSEGVKSASQVVQQVDQSLDGAKKQAQNVQIGTRSIFVGVKAAWKTFTRQKSPRRQVDRLSPNASSALTLREREAKRQRQRNDNGYNDAASWDFDDEDSLPQSTAPEEWSED
- a CDS encoding YtxH domain-containing protein, whose protein sequence is MSNNRSGVFIGGLMLGATIGALTGLLAAPRTGRETRKILKKSADALPELAEDLSTSVQIQADRLSTSAMKNWDETLDRLREAIASGIDATVRESQVLKQKTAQENRSAASVQVENSDSRTSNLDRP